The genomic stretch ACCTCTTCTTGGTTTGCCATTTTATAAAGAATAGGTTATAGAATAGCCAGAATACTAGATATCCTTATAGAATGTAAACATCCCTCCCCAAATATTTTATAGGGAGGAATGCAGCATTAAGGATGATGAATCCTTAAAAGCCTACGGGAAGAATTGGGGGCTCTCTTCATGGGTTTATTCTAACAATTCATCTTTTCTCTTTCTACTTCCTTCCCCTGAAAACAATAGTATAAAAAAACTTGACAAATTTTAATTTTTATAGTTCAAAAACTGCAAAACTAAATGTGTCATAACTGCAAAACTAAATGTTATATGACAAAAAGTCTCAAACTAAACTTTACATAAATCTCATACTAAACTTCACATGACACCTAAGGAAATGCTGTACTGCACGGCGGAAGACCTGTACGAAGCGTGTAAGAACAGCGCTATTGAGGGCTGGGCGAGAGACTTGAGCACCGAAAGCGCGGATATTGTTGCCGGCAGAATACAAGCGGCTATTATGCGGGCGACCGACGAAATGAACCTCTACCTCGTGAAGACGGGCAACCTGCCCCTGCCTGTGGTGCCGCGCTCGCTGAGGGACATCTGCGTCAAGCTGAGTTTGTACAGCCTGATGTCGCGCAAAGGCTTGACGGAAGGCAGTTCGGACAACACCGTTAAAACCAACCGAGATACGGCTTTGAAACAATTGGAGATGATCGCTGCCGGAAAGCTTGACTTGGGCCTGAGTGTCGACAATACGCCGATGCCGTCCGTCGAAAACAAGGTCGTAACCGCCTTCCCGCCGAACCGCATGGATCCGAGGAACAGAATATGGTGAGTTTCAGTGTTGTCGGCCTCAATGAGATTTTAGAAAAGCTGCGGAATACGGATTTGACGAAGAGCAATAATTTGGGGCATGCGTTGGCGTCTTGGCTGGCAAAGTCGGCTCGGATGCGCATCCTCAAAACCAAGACAGCTCCCGACGGCACGAAATGGGCTCCGCTGGCAGCATCAACCGTGAAGAATTTGGAACGCGCAAAAGCAGGCGGTTCCATGCTTTACAGGACGGGCTCGCTGCACAGGGCGGTCGGTTACAGCCTCATGCTCTGGAGCAAAGGCGCTATTATTCTTGACGACAAGATGAATTATTCGGAATTCCTGCAGAGGGGCACAAAAAAGATGACCGCGCGCCCGTACTTGGGCGTCAGCAAAGAGGATCATCAAAAATTAACGGACCTGTCGCTCGAATACTTAAACCAAACCCTCAACTGAGGGCCTCAACGGAGAATAACATGATAGCGGAATTTCAGGATATTATCAAGAATATTGTGCTAGAAGCAACAGAGATACAGGAAGATTTTATTTATCTGACGGCTATCGGGGATAACGAGTACAATACGCCGCCTTGGGCGTCGATCCTGCCGGACCTTGCGTTCCTGACTCCTGCCTGGCACTGGGACAACGCTTGCGATACAGGCAAAAATTTTGTGAAGGTCCAAAGGAAATGGGATGTAGTGCAGCCGATGCTGATCCATCTCGGAACCGTAGAACGCGAAACCGTATCCCGTTACATGGCAAAAATTTTGGAACTTCTGCCGTGGCGCATCCCCGTTTCGGGCGGCTTCACCGAATGGAACGTTGTTCAGACGGAGCATATTTTTGCTGCCGGGGAACTCGATATTTATGCGGGCATCATTACCCTGAACATCGAGTATGCCGTACGCTGGGATGCAGCAACGCAAAAACGTATGGAAAATATTGATATTAATATCAACAACGTAAATAAATAAGGAAATACTTTTGCTCTGCCCATCTCGAAGATGCCCTTTGGGTACAAGGGCGCAAAAGTATACGCCCCATCCTCGAAGACACCCTTCAGGGTGATGGGGCTAGGAGGAAAAGATGAATGACAAAGAACAGGCACTGCCGAAAGAAGTGTCGGACGCAAAGGCTTTGGGTCACAGGGTTATCAAGATAGAGAACGAAGAAGGGCAGGAATTTTATTTCAGGAAGCCGAGCAAAGCGGAGCTTGCGTTGTTCCAAGACCAGGAGTTGAAGGGAAAAGGCACCGCTTCGGGGCGCGTCGAGAAAATGCTCTCTCAGCTGCTGGTTTATCCTGTGGACAGAACCTTTATGACTTACTTAAGCGAGAAACCGCTTGCTGTCGGGGATATTTTTGCGGAACTGGTGAAAGATATGGGGGCTGAGGAAAATTTTACGGTATCGGAGATCTAAACGAGCTCCGTAAGATACCGCTCGACGTCATTAAAACACGGGTTAAACTCTTTTTTGACGAGGAGTTGACGCTGCCTCCCGAAGGTCCGATGGACCACCCTTGGGACTTGGTTATCGGTCGGGACACATGCGGAGAACAGGACTTGTTTTCACAACATCAAAGGGCAAGGATGGCAATGGCGGAATGGGAAGATATTATCTTCTCGGCGGTCGTGAGGGCGGTCGCCGCCTGTTTCGGGGATAAGAAATAAAAGCCCGCAGGGCTTGCGCGCTGCTTTCTTTCGACTTTGGCATGAAAACATGCCGCACCCAAAAAACGCGCAAACCGCTGCAGGCGATTAGCATATTTGAGGGTACGGCGATGCCGAGCGTTTGTACCAAGATGCGCATTTATCCTGTCGAAAGAAAGCGATATATTATAACCAAGTGCGGACAATCTGTCAACAAAAAGCGGAAAATTGCCCCCTCAACGCTGATAAACCGGGTAAAATTAATTAAAAATCCCGATATGGTGATAAAAATATGGCAAAGAACACGGCGAAATTTTTGGTAGAGCTGGAAGACAAGATCACAGGACCTCTAAAGAAAGTAGTGGCTAGCTTTGAGAGTTTGGAGAAGGCCGAGCAGAGCCTGAACAAGCTCAAAAAAGCTTCCTTAGGACTGGTCCTGGCTTTGGGCGCGAGTTTGGGGCTGGCGGCAAATAAGGCTGCGGGCTTCGAATCGGCGCTTGCTCCCGTGAAAACTCTGCTGACAGGCACGGCCGAAGAAGTCAAAACATCGGCACAATCTATTGAGAAAGCAGCCTTATCCTGGAGCCGCATCCATAAACAGAGCTCCGAGGAATATTTGTCGGGCGCGTACAACCTCCTCTCGGCAGGCCTGACGGCGGAACAAGCCGTTGCAGGCACCAATAAAGCCCTTGCTTTGGCTACCGCTACCATGGGAGATACGGCGACAGCAACCGTTCTTTTAGGAACTTTGTATAACAATTTCGGCAATAAGGCTAATAATGCGGAAGCCGAGATGGGAAAACTTGCAGATACCGTCACCAAAACGCAGCAGCTCTTCCAGATCGCAAACCTCGGCCAATTGAATGAAGGCCTCAAATACGCGGCTTCGTCGGCGCAGGCCTTCAACGTCTCTTTCGAGCAGACCTCTGCCGTGGTCGGTCAATTAAATACTTTAGGGCTTTCGGGCTCGATGGCGGGCACGGCGTTCAACGCGATGACGGCCAAACTTTCCGCAGGCGCTCTGGAATTGGGCTACGGTATCTCCTACACAGAGGATGGAGGCTTGGACCTCATCAAAACTTTGGAAAATTTATCCCAAGTCGGAGCCGATGCGGACACGATCAACAGAATTTTCGTCCAGGAAGCAGCGAAAGGCATCAACTTCCTCACCGGCAAGCTCGGCGACCTCAAAAACAACTACGAAGCCGTCCTTGACGCTTCCGGCGCGACGGCGAAAGCACAAAAAATTATGGAACAGACCTTCAACAGCCAACTAGGCATTTTGGGCAATAATTTCGCGAACCTCGGCAAATGACTCGGCGATATCCTGCTGCCCGTCCTCACAAAAATGCTCGGTATTGTCAACCTGGTGGTCGGCGGGCTTGCAAGCCTTGTCAACGAAAATAATCTTTTTGCCGGCGTTATTGTAACGGTGACGTCTTTGTTGTCGGCGGGTGCTTTGGCTGCCGGGCTTTTGATGACCAAAATCATAGTCTTGACCCTGGCAACACACGGCTTGACTGCGGCGCAGGCGGCTTTTGCCGGGATGCAGGGTTTCGTTTCCGCGCTCATGACAGGCCGGCTTATCCCCAATATGATCCTCGCCTCCAAAAACACTTTAATCCTGGGCGCATCTATGCTTAAAGCGGGAGCGATGTCGGCAGCGGCTTTCGTTGCGGCGAATCCCGTTCTCGCCATAGTATCCGCAGCGATCGGCGCCGTCGTCACCGGTATCGTCATGCTGTACAACAATTGGGAAAACGTGAAAGCGTCGTTCCAAGGTATGAACCCTATTTTGGATGTCGTGATCGCTGGCTTGGACAAACTGTTTCAAGGATTCACTTGGCTGATTGACAAAATTAAAGGCTTTTTCAGGATACTGAAGCAGCCCGTGCCGGATATCGAGCAGAAAATTTCGCTCAAGCCGAAAAGCAAAATAAAGGATGCTATCCCGAAGACCATTGCCCATCCGAGCGTTCCGGGCATCGATGCTTATAGCGGCGGGACGCAGTCCCTGCCGGCGGAGCATTTGTCGTTCCTGGCGGCCAATGCAGAGGAGTTTGGGTTACCGGCTCCGAGTATGGAAACAATAGCGCCGAAAGCTAATACAAATATAAAACAGGCGTTAAGCCCAATCCCTGCAGCAAATAAAAATACGGTCATCAATATACAGACCGTGCAGATTGCGGACGGTGTTATCGCCGACCTCAACGACTTTGTTTTACAACTCAATAACGCGGTGGAGCAATCATGATATTAAAAGCGGACGATATTAACGGCATCATAAAATTGGGAGAAACGGAGCTTCCGGGTGTGTTTCAGAGCTTGAGTGTCAATGGAGAAATCCTGATCGACTCGAACAACTCCGCCGGCAACGACACCCCGCGCAAAGTCATGCGCGGCTTTAAGGACAAAACCGTCAGCATTAATCTTTTACTGCTCCCAAGCGACAACAAAACAGTTTACGAAGCATTGGAAGAGCTCGAACGCCTGTTTTACGACGTCAACAGCGGCGTGCCCAAGGTTTATGCCCTGATCAACAGCCACACGGCAGCCCGCAGTATCGTCAAGGTTATCTTCCAAGGGCTGTCGTCTTTCGAAACCAACAGAGATAACACTTTGGAAGTATCGTTGACCTTCGAAGAGTTCAAAGCGGCAGGCTATTCCGTATGACGGTGTGGAAAGTGGAATCGTTCCTGACGATAGCGGGACGGAATATCGACAGAAATTTCAGTTTTATTGCGGTCAACGCCTTGAACAGCGCGGCGAAAACGGCAAGCCTCCGCATCCGGCGCAATTATTTCCTGGCCAATAAAATAGAAACAAAGCCCGGAGATACCTGCCACCTCTCGCTGTCCGTGAACAACGGCGCGAAAATCCTGATCTTCTCCGGGAAAATTAAGAGCATGATCACAACCGCAAGAGATATCGTCATCGAAGCCTCTTACCATGCCTTTAACCCTTAAGAAGTAAACGAAACCTATAAAGATACCTCGTACAAGGATGTGTTGACGAAGCTGGCTCCGAATCTGCACTACCAAACGGAAAACTTCATGCCGGAACAAATTGTGCTGAAGGGCGGCAGGGAAGAAAACTTTCGAAGAGGCGTGCAAAGCCTTTCGAACGCGCTTCGAAGGCATTTGTATTACTCTTTGACACGGGAAAATTCCCTGATTCTGTCGGACAATATCTTGAAAAACAAGGCGAAAACCTACACCGTGGACGATATGCTCCTTGCCGCCGAGCGCAACAAACTTAATATTTTTTCCATTCCGGAACTCGAGATCGGCGACAAAGTGAAATTAAGGGATAAGGAATATATCGTGAAAGCCGTTGCATTCGACTTTTCGGCGAAGGCCCTGATGCGTTTGGAGGTTTTATGATCCTGGAACAGCTTGAAATCCTGATCCGCAACATTGTTTCCGAGAACGCCTTTCCCGTCTTGGCGAAGGTCGACAGGATCGACACCCGAAACTATGTCTGCGACTGTATCGAACTTTCCAATACCGGCGAGGAAACAAAAACAATATACACAAGGGTCGCCCTACCCAAGCTTTGGGGCGCGGCTCAAGGCGGCATTTGGATGTCCCCCTCGAAAGGAACCGTTGTTTTACTTAATTTCCTCAACGGAGACAGGAATTATCCCATTATCTCGGCGGTTATGGGCAGCGCTCAAAAAGAAAACGCGCCCGAGGATGCCCTTATCGTCAAGGCCGGAAATACCGAATTACGCCTGGACAGCAATATAAAAATAAGCGCCGGAACAACGGAAATTTCCCTTAATAATAATCGGACAATAGGCATCAGGAACAGCTCCGCATCGCTGGCCAAGCTGCTGAAGGATATGATCAGCGATATTTCGCTCGTGAAGACCGAGGACGGCAAACCGCTCAGTCCCGATGATATCATTAAGCTGCAGGCCTTTGACGGGAAAATCAGCGGATTATTAGAAGAATAAAGGGACACATGCACCTTTGATATCTCGAAGATGCCCTTTGGGTACTGTCGGGTGCAGTGCACGCCCGTCCTCGAAGACGCCCTTCAGGGTGATGGGCTTGGGAGATTAAATATGATAAAAATGACGGATATCGCCTTGAATGCAGAGGGGGAGATTGTATTGGAGTATGCCGACCTTGCTTTGGTCGAAGGCACAGGCTGTTTGCTGCAGGACATCAAGACAAGGCTCATGACGGATATAGGAGTGCTCTTTTACGATACCGCTAAAACCATTCCCCAAATTACCAACTACCATACCGGCGGGGTTTTTCGTCTCTTCATCGAGACGGTCGCCGCATTTATTTTCCATATTTATACCGCGCTCAACAGCATGCTGCCGAATATCTTTACGCAGACGGCTTCGGGTTCCTGGCTGGACCGGAATGCAGAGCAACTGGGACTCAGCCGGACGCAGGCCAAAGCCGCCGAAGGGCTTGTTATTTTCTCCCGTAAGGACACAAACGGTAATATTACCATCGCAAAGGATAAGGTTGTCGCTACAAAAACCGATGCTCAAGGATGTGTTTTCCGCTACCGAGTCAAGGAAACCTTTATTCTGGAAGACGGAAGTGCAAGTATTTCCGTGCCTGTGCTTGCTGAGAATTCAGGCTCCGCTTACAACGTTTTGGCAAACCAAATAACCGAAATTGTTACCCCAATCCCGGGCATCGATTCCGTCAGCAACAATTCCGACTGGCTGACGGTCATCGGTTTGGACTCCGAAAGCGACGAATCTTTAAGAGCTCGCTGCTTGGCAAAGTGGGAAGGCCTTAGCGGCGCCGACGCTTCGGCTTATGTTGCCTGGGCGAGGCAGATTCCCGGCGTCGAAAATGTTATGCCCATCTCGACAGCCCGCGGGCTTGGAACCGTTGACGTCGTCATCACAGGAACCGGCAATATCCGGCCCTCCGAAGCGATCATTGCCGAGGCTCAGAAAATTATCGATGCAAACAATCCTATCGGTACCGATGTTCAGGTCAAGGCGCCCCGGGAAATCCTTATCAACCCCGTCGTCAACGTCACGGAGGAATCGGATGCATTCGCCGATAAGGCCGAAATTGAAGCGCTTATTACGGAATTTTTTAAAAACATCTCTATAGGCAAGGACTTCGAGCCTTCGGAATTGATCGCCGTTGTCTTCCGGGCAAAAAACATCAAGGCCGTTGCTGTGGTCAGCCCCGGGGCCGTCACAATCACCCAGACGCAGATCGCGCGCATCGGAAACCTCAGCGTGGAGGTCCTTAATGCCTGACTTTGTTAATATCCTGATATCTCTTTCTATTCCGCTCTATCAGACATCATTGGTTTTCCAGGTGCTGTTTACGGCTATTGCGCTGCAGTTTAATCTCCTCGCCGAAGCCGGAATAACCCTTGTCCGGCAGGCTTTCCTGCAGGATACGGAAAATCTTGCAGCCATAGCCAACGACAGGGGCATCGTCCGCATCGCCGGCGAAAGCGACCCGGCCTACAAAAACCGCGTTATCTATGCCTTCGAATTCCAGAGAAACAGATCCACTTTATCCGCGAGCTTTATAAAGAAACATGGATCCTCGGCGACCCCAAAGAACTGCTCGGTATCAACACAATTCTCGGTTCTCCCTTAGACAGATTCTTCTTCATCGTCGAGTTCCAAA from Brevinema andersonii encodes the following:
- a CDS encoding baseplate J/gp47 family protein — protein: MIKMTDIALNAEGEIVLEYADLALVEGTGCLLQDIKTRLMTDIGVLFYDTAKTIPQITNYHTGGVFRLFIETVAAFIFHIYTALNSMLPNIFTQTASGSWLDRNAEQLGLSRTQAKAAEGLVIFSRKDTNGNITIAKDKVVATKTDAQGCVFRYRVKETFILEDGSASISVPVLAENSGSAYNVLANQITEIVTPIPGIDSVSNNSDWLTVIGLDSESDESLRARCLAKWEGLSGADASAYVAWARQIPGVENVMPISTARGLGTVDVVITGTGNIRPSEAIIAEAQKIIDANNPIGTDVQVKAPREILINPVVNVTEESDAFADKAEIEALITEFFKNISIGKDFEPSELIAVVFRAKNIKAVAVVSPGAVTITQTQIARIGNLSVEVLNA
- a CDS encoding phage tail tape measure protein yields the protein MLGIVNLVVGGLASLVNENNLFAGVIVTVTSLLSAGALAAGLLMTKIIVLTLATHGLTAAQAAFAGMQGFVSALMTGRLIPNMILASKNTLILGASMLKAGAMSAAAFVAANPVLAIVSAAIGAVVTGIVMLYNNWENVKASFQGMNPILDVVIAGLDKLFQGFTWLIDKIKGFFRILKQPVPDIEQKISLKPKSKIKDAIPKTIAHPSVPGIDAYSGGTQSLPAEHLSFLAANAEEFGLPAPSMETIAPKANTNIKQALSPIPAANKNTVINIQTVQIADGVIADLNDFVLQLNNAVEQS
- a CDS encoding phage tail tape measure protein, which produces MAKNTAKFLVELEDKITGPLKKVVASFESLEKAEQSLNKLKKASLGLVLALGASLGLAANKAAGFESALAPVKTLLTGTAEEVKTSAQSIEKAALSWSRIHKQSSEEYLSGAYNLLSAGLTAEQAVAGTNKALALATATMGDTATATVLLGTLYNNFGNKANNAEAEMGKLADTVTKTQQLFQIANLGQLNEGLKYAASSAQAFNVSFEQTSAVVGQLNTLGLSGSMAGTAFNAMTAKLSAGALELGYGISYTEDGGLDLIKTLENLSQVGADADTINRIFVQEAAKGINFLTGKLGDLKNNYEAVLDASGATAKAQKIMEQTFNSQLGILGNNFANLGK
- a CDS encoding DUF1320 domain-containing protein; its protein translation is MLYCTAEDLYEACKNSAIEGWARDLSTESADIVAGRIQAAIMRATDEMNLYLVKTGNLPLPVVPRSLRDICVKLSLYSLMSRKGLTEGSSDNTVKTNRDTALKQLEMIAAGKLDLGLSVDNTPMPSVENKVVTAFPPNRMDPRNRIW
- a CDS encoding phage virion morphogenesis protein, whose product is MVSFSVVGLNEILEKLRNTDLTKSNNLGHALASWLAKSARMRILKTKTAPDGTKWAPLAASTVKNLERAKAGGSMLYRTGSLHRAVGYSLMLWSKGAIILDDKMNYSEFLQRGTKKMTARPYLGVSKEDHQKLTDLSLEYLNQTLN